A single region of the Ochotona princeps isolate mOchPri1 chromosome 10, mOchPri1.hap1, whole genome shotgun sequence genome encodes:
- the LOC101525327 gene encoding transmembrane epididymal protein 1-like: MGKFNGHFFPGLYLFYHGLHQAAMVSNALTSGNHIQQPVRAPRSQGRWAWLWTVSYTGVLKTVAGLTLTLYVVFCLDDGMVLMDRGLPPRFMYPQEWQHLTMFTLLALLGCVELVSKHLLPYRCLALEQGALALSFHELLLLLASHVKESSGVELQVHILLILVVLLLVLVLTAQLWAPHTCCLRVIQTFLFLLMGSWLMQAGFILYRPVSGYPWQDDDISDIMFVTTFFCWHVMGDALCLLGVHGLSLLWLRCRSLGLKPSPVGAPGPHYVLLREGARSEREEQALLVQMQPETGPGLPRP, translated from the coding sequence aTGGGGAAGTTCAATGGCCATTTCTTCCCGGGACTGTATCTCTTTTACCACGGGCTGCACCAGGCCGCCATGGTGTCCAACGCTCTGACATCTGGCAACCACATCCAGCAGCCTGTGCGAGcgcccaggagccagggcaggtggGCCTGGCTGTGGACTGTGTCTTACACTGGGGTGCTGAAGACAGTGGCCGGCTTGACCCTCACCCTCTATGTGGTCTTCTGTCTCGACGATGGAATGGTGCTGATGGACCGGGGGCTGCCACCCAGGTTCATGTACCCCCAGGAGTGGCAGCACCTCACCATGTTCACCCTCCtagccctgctgggctgtgtggagcTCGTGAGCAAGCACCTACTGCCTTAcaggtgcctggccctggagcagggcgccctggctctgagcttccacgagctgctgctgctgctggcgtcGCATGTCAAGGAGTCGTCGGGCGTGGAGCTGCAGGTGCACATCTTGCTCAtcctggtggtgctgctgctggtgctggtgctgaccgcccagctctgggccccccacacctgctgcctccgcgTCATTCagaccttcctcttcctcctcatggGCTCCTGGCTGATGCAGGCCGGCTTCATCCTGTACAGGCCGGTCTCGGGCTACCCGTGGCAGGATGATGACATCAGTGACATCATGTTTGTCACCACGTTCTTCTGCTGGCACGTGATGGGCGACGCCCTGTGCCTGCTGGGGGTCCATGGCCTGTCTCTCCTGTGGCTGCGCTGCCGCAGCCTGGGCCTGAAGCCGTCCCCCGTGGGTGCCCCAGGGCCCCACTATGTGCTGCTGCGGGAGGGAGCGCGGTCAGAGAGGGAGGAGCAGGCCCTCCTGGTCCAGATGCAGCCTGAGACTGGACCTGGGCTGCCTAGGCCCTAG
- the LOC101525084 gene encoding transmembrane epididymal protein 1-like → MGGFEGHLYPGLSFFLYGLHHAQLFSRALICNSPAQHPPCGARGRGPWARLWQVCDVGLVKILSACILVAQELHSLPRPFALLTKRYHQRDFLFRKQWQHITLYAAFLLSGCVDVASQHVLACRCVALEQGAQALGMAVLLPLMLSHMQDTEGVELRSHLLLTQVMFLLTLVLTAELWVPSELRLRALKAFLCALSGSWLMQLAFMLYRPMSGYKWMDDDHNDLAFVTTAFCCHVTCVAILMLWIHGCCWVCRVSPGPMWPVPHVLP, encoded by the exons ATGGGTGGTTTTGAGGGGCACCTGTACCCGGGGCTGTCCTTTTTCCTCTATGGGCTCCATCATGCACAGCTGTTCTCCAGGGCCCTGATATGCAACTCACctgcccagcacccaccatgcggTGCCCGGGGCAGGGGGCCGTGGGCAAGACTTTGGCAGGTGTGCGATGTAGGCTTGGTCAAGATTCTCAGTGCCTGCATCTTGGTGGCCCAGGAACTGCACAGCCTCCCCAGACCGTTCGCATTGCTGACCAAGAGGTACCACCAAAGGGACTTCCTGTTCCGTAAGCAGTGGCAGCACATCACCCTCTACGCTGCCTTCCTGCTCAGTGGCTGTGTAGACGTGGCCAGCCAGCACGTGCTGGCATGCCGCTGCGTGGCGCTGGAGCAGGGTGCCCAGGCCCTGGGCATGGCCGTGCTCCTGCCTCTGATGCTGTCCCACATGCAGGACACGGAGGGCGTGGAGCTGAGGTCTCACCTGCTGCTCACACAGGTCATGTTCTTGCTCACACTGGTGCTGACCGCAGAGCTGTGGGTCCCCAGCGAGCTGCGGCTGCGGGCGCTAAAAGCCTTCCTGTGCGCCCTCAGcggctcctggctcatgcagcTGGCCTTCATGCTGTATCGGCCCATGTCAGGCTACAAGTGGATGGACGATGACCACAATGACCTTGCATTCGTcaccactgccttctgctgccatGTGACCTGTGTGGCCATCCTGATGCTCTGGATCCATGGCTGCTGCTGGGTGTG CCGTGTctcccctggacccatgtggccTGTTCCCCATGTGCTCCCCTGA
- the RGSL1 gene encoding regulator of G-protein signaling protein-like — protein sequence MSNAELIKSTNLIILLEDEIFADFFNTFLSLPVFGQTPFYTVENSQWSLWPNIPYDLIVKYKGLLTWLEKYRLPFFCKTNLCFHYILCQELIGFVKSPEGAKMMRWKTADQWLLQKCTAGVRGMWRFCSYLKGSAGEELVDFWILAEKILSLDETDPEVEDHYLSLLLALKATHLQEGSRVATLCNVNIKSLLNLSIWRPTQSVSRRETLGHMQKVALFKLQSYWLPNFYIHAKAQLAQQEACRGLMQEYETRLCSLCCAHAGSLPLNMSIQKGLYAQRRYSSHHAKRKLWQLLDSGCWSLEMDLQPDARPIPPRERPVPRAPSSKDRATDKELAYGWKASVRCRATGRLHMAGLLETLCSSHLRTDTPIISHSSQTLTIRGAPGHSRSCGCTHWALCADACAGGPFRDFLKKLNLKVEAQLLDLWQDLHSFLGVLTSSRKTGKAVFRHVLCNRICQLYLSEHSHPHLPLKPQTLQGLRELLPAGDVNPWIPRAQMEICQALSPWYEEFLNEEDYWFLNFTTQSRLVKSKWRKTESADGEESSFLCRRLQEALLLSQALAHLEEREAAEWQRLATEDLRQGGSLQVEVSSPVFLADFSKMTFQELCSKNPKVAIEKISADYRAYCEKAPPKDFTMAIVREPKKAPAPRKLSFYRKAGLRKPSVRPRNLTEILLNPQHLDFFREFLRERRAESPLQFLVAVHKLSTETSEKLYKSSLENIIKTFFHGKLPPEEMLQCNVPILREIANMRRVSTTTLLMLQGHVTKSLEEKWLKEYQDLFPGRPQETDVDMPSAPCKPSKVTTAATVTSSYFQDSQKRGWMKMVSFIKSFCKYRRFMADASRRQAFEDYLHLEMYNHKENFTSPNVAGRPTFLSPSTRSADQENGEPGLAKRRIFGHRIITINFAINDLYFFSEMEKFNELVNSAHKLCGSRTPSENDVVLLRNKASVVIKLFLNSDIPPKLRVNISEAQKDAVLTAFNEGHLDRSIFHGAIMSVFPVLMYFWKRFCSWKAVRSYLEYRGHRLKDRNPPKPSYKYPPWSGGDHAVLRFSLLRGVEWLRPQQREVTSSPAQNSSSSNLTQMRLVLSSVQLCSVPGQKLPHSRKEKK from the exons ATGAGCAACGCAG AGCTCATCAAGTCCACGAACCTCATCATTCTGCTGGAGGATGAGATTTTCGCAGATTTTTTCAACACCTTCCTCTCCCTGCCG GTCTTTGGACAGACACCATTTTATACTGTGGAAAACTCACAGTGGAGCCTCTGGCCAAATATACCTTATGACTTG ATCGTCAAGTACAAAGGATTATTGACCTGGTTGGAGAAATACCGGTTACCTTTCTTCTGCAAAACAAATTTGTGCTTCCACTACATTCTCTGCCAGGAGCTCATCGGTTTTGTGAAATCCCCAGAAGGAG CCAAGATGATGCGGTGGAAGACGGCTGACCAGTGGCTGCTCCAGAAATGCACCGCTGGGGTCCGTGGGATGTGGCGCTTTTGCTCCTATCTCAAGGGCAGTGCAG GGGAGGAGCTGGTGGACTTCTGGATCCTTGCCGAGAAGATCCTGAGCCTGGATGAGACGGACCCGGAGGTAGAAGACCACTACCTATCCCTGCTGCTGGCGCTCAAGGCCACCCACCTGCAGGAGGGCTCGCGGGTGGCCACACTCTGCAACGTGAACATCA AGTCCCTGCTGAACCTCTCCATCTGGCGCCCCACGCAGTCCGTCAGCCGGAGGGAGACCCTCGGGCACATGCAGAAGGTTGCCCTGTTCAAGCTGCAGAGCTACTGGCTGCCCAACTTCTACATACACGCCAAGGCCCAGCTGGCCCAGCAGGAGGCATGCCGTGGCCTGATGCAGGAGTATGagacccgcctgtgcagcctctGCTGCGCCCACGCTGGCAGCCTGCCCCTCAACATGAGCATCCAGAAGGGCCTGTACGCCCAGAGGCGCTACTCGAGCCACCACGCCAAGAGGAAGCTGTGGCAGCTGCTGGACTCTGGTTGCTGGTCCCTGGAGATGGACCTGCAGCCAGATGCCAGGCCCATACCTCCTCGGGAAAGGCCAGTCCCTCGGGCTCCATCCTCCAAGGACAGAGCCACGGACAAGGAGCTTGCCTACGGCTGGAAGGCCAGTGTGAGGTGCAGGGCCACGGGCCGCCTCCACATGGCTGGCCTTCTTGAAACACTCTGCTCCAGCCACCTGAGGACCGACACCCCCATCATCAGCCACTCCTCTCAGACGCTGACCATTCGGGGTGCCCCTGGGCACAGCCGGTCCTGCGGCTGCACCCACTGGGCCCTGTGTGCCGATGCCTGTGCCGGAGGCCCCTTCCGGGACTTCCTAAAGAAGCTGAACCTGAAGGTAGAGGCCCAGCTCCTGGACCTGTGGCAGGACCTGCACAGCTTCCTGGGTGTCCTCACAAGCAGCCGCAAGACCGGGAAGGCAGTCTTCCGGCACGTGCTGTGCAACAGGATCTGCCAGCTTTACCTGAGCGAGCACAGCCACCCACACCTGCCGCTCAAGCCTCAGACGCTGCAGGGCCTGAGGGAGCTGCTGCCAGCAGGGGACGTGAACCCCTGGATTCCCAGGGCCCAGATGGAGATCTGCCAG GCCCTCAGCCCCTGGTACGAAGAGTTCCTGAATGAAGAGGATTACTGGTTCCTCAATTTTACG ACTCAGAGCAGGCTCGTGAAAAGTAAGTGGCGGAAGACAGAGTCAGCAGATGGCGAGGAGAGCAGCTTCCTGTGCAGGAGGCTCCAGGAGGCCCTGCTGCTGAGCCAGGCACTGGCTCACctggaggagagggaggcagcCGAGTGGCAGAGGCTGGCCACAGAGGACCTGCGGCAGGGAGGGTCCCTGCAGGTCGAGGTCAGCTCTCCAGTATTCCTGGCAG ACTTCAGCAAAATGACCTTCCAGGAGCTCTGCTCCAAGAACCCCAAGGTGGCCATTGAGAAGATCAGTGCCGACTACAGAGCGTACTGCGAGAAGGCGCCCCCTAAAG ATTTCACCATGGCAATTGTCAGGGAGCCCAAGAAAGCACCTGCCCCCAGGAAGCTGTCCTTCTACAGGAAGGCGGGCCTCAGGAAACCATCCGTCAGACCCCG GAACCTGACCGAGATCCTGCTGAACCCGCAGCATCTGGACTTCTTCCGCGAGTTCCTGAGGGAGCGCAGGGCCGAGAGCCCGCTGCAGTTCCTTGTGGCCGTGCATAAGCTCAGCACCGAGACCAGCGAGAAGCTCTACAAGTCATCGCTGGAGAACATCATCAAGACATTCTTCCACGGCAAGCTGCCGCCCG AGGAAATGCTGCAGTGCAACGTCCCCATCCTGCGAGAGATCGCCAACATGAGGCGCGTCAGCACCACAACCCTGCTGATGCTCCAGGGCCACGTCACCAAGTCGCTGGAGGAGAAGTG GCTGAAGGAGTACCAGGACCTGTTCCCAGGCCGGCCTCAGGAGACCGACGTCGACATGCCCTCAGCGCCCTGCAAGCCATCCAAAGTCACCACCGCGGCCACTGTGACCTCATCGTACTTCCAGGACTCCCAG AAGAGAGGCTGGATGAAGATGGTCAGCTTCATCAAGAGCTTCTGCAAGTACCGCAGGTTCATGGCTGATGCCAGCAGGCGCCAGGCGTTCGAGGACTACCTGCACCTGGAGATGTACAACCACAAAGAAA ACTTCACCTCGCCCAACGTCGCGGGGCGTCCGACCTTCTTGTCCCCCAGCACACGGAGTGCAGACCAGGAGAATGGGGAGCCCGGTCTTGCCAAGCGCCGCATATTTGGCCATAGGATCATCACCATCAACTTTGCCATCAACGACCTGTACTTCTTCTCTGAGATGGAGAA GTTTAACGAGCTGGTGAACTCGGCCCACAAGCTGTGTGGCAGCCGGACCCCAAGCGAGAACGATGTGGTGCTCCTGAGGAACAAGGCCAGCGTGGTCATCAAGCTCTTCCTCAACTCCGACATCCCGCCCAAGCTCAGG GTGAACATCTCTGAGGCTCAGAAGGACGCTGTCCTCACCGCCTTCAACGAGGGGCATCTGGACCGCAGCATCTTCCACGGGGCCATCATGTCCGTCTTCCCTGTTCTCATGTACTTCTGGAAAAG GTTCTGTTCCTGGAAGGCTGTCCGCTCGTACCTGGAGTACAGGGGCCACAGGCTCAAGGACAGGAACCCGCCTAAGCCCAGCTACAAGTACCCACCGTGGAGTGGAG